A window of the Oscillospiraceae bacterium NTUH-002-81 genome harbors these coding sequences:
- a CDS encoding tetratricopeptide repeat protein: protein MFSFLRKKEPAKAKHSGLGLDEKKHIRCKYKNKKKCPQDCAECCFSIKLKGDFMMQVQAYDSAAELYEDAVSREPDYADAWLALGNAAAFRGDLGRALEAYEEAIFIDDRFGEALYGRAVALKNLHRPKEALEAVETVMALYDYEPCQTLKKEILQMTAADEAKEAKKQEEKNRLLKQMIRLAVKKGYVQDRLPVAADVTAIADCFIPECIVRLTGQKKYTLEEVKAAAVCCFYGGAGIAQLWKRHWGDFSARGISSGLFDPRGFACMDEYACTLMGISYESVEGQALKRFSAELSNLVMSAIMTQIGAKKMDDRQVETLVKDAMRDVYTVGAGIGLSR from the coding sequence ATGTTTTCATTTCTGAGAAAAAAGGAGCCTGCGAAGGCGAAACACAGCGGGCTTGGACTGGATGAGAAAAAACATATCCGCTGTAAATATAAGAATAAAAAGAAGTGCCCGCAGGACTGTGCAGAGTGTTGTTTTTCCATAAAACTAAAGGGCGATTTCATGATGCAGGTGCAGGCCTACGATTCGGCGGCAGAGCTTTATGAGGATGCGGTGTCCCGGGAGCCGGACTATGCGGACGCCTGGCTGGCACTGGGCAACGCGGCCGCCTTCCGGGGAGACCTGGGACGGGCGCTGGAGGCCTATGAGGAGGCCATTTTCATTGATGATCGGTTTGGGGAAGCGCTGTATGGACGAGCTGTGGCGCTGAAAAATCTGCATCGGCCCAAGGAAGCGCTGGAAGCGGTGGAGACAGTCATGGCACTGTACGACTACGAACCGTGCCAGACGCTGAAAAAAGAGATTTTACAGATGACAGCGGCAGATGAGGCGAAGGAAGCGAAGAAGCAGGAGGAGAAGAACCGCCTGTTAAAGCAGATGATCCGCCTGGCCGTGAAGAAGGGCTATGTGCAGGATCGACTGCCGGTGGCTGCTGACGTGACGGCCATTGCGGACTGCTTTATCCCGGAATGTATTGTCCGGCTGACAGGACAGAAAAAGTACACGCTGGAAGAGGTGAAGGCGGCGGCGGTATGCTGCTTTTACGGCGGGGCAGGCATTGCCCAGCTGTGGAAACGCCACTGGGGAGATTTTTCCGCCCGGGGCATTTCTAGCGGTTTGTTTGATCCCAGAGGGTTTGCATGCATGGATGAATATGCCTGCACATTGATGGGAATTTCCTATGAGAGTGTGGAGGGGCAGGCATTGAAGCGGTTTTCCGCGGAACTGAGCAATCTGGTGATGAGTGCCATCATGACCCAGATCGGCGCGAAGAAGATGGATGACCGTCAGGTGGAGACGCTGGTAAAAGACGCCATGCGGGATGTATACACGGTGGGAGCCGGGATCGGGCTTTCCAGGTAA
- a CDS encoding AI-2E family transporter, giving the protein MKEENREKYLYPALFKILVLAAVIIIFFIFYRFGEFKSVITRVVDILKPFLYGAVLAYLLRPFCDFIEHRVKKLLDRHAPGMKRAGTVARGAGIVGALILFTGIIYMFVALVFPQIISSVTTIIQVLPENINRASAWLEQFARDNDTAKQVIDSASAMIQENVTNLTRGNKLMPNIQAIIAEVSVQVWSIIVLLKNFLIGIVVSVYLLSCKEKLAYQVKVILLGVFGEKWFQRIREEIHIVDGMFEGFINGKLIDSLIIGLICFFFMNIFKWPFAVLISTIIGVTNIIPFFGPFIGAVPAALLMLMVSPLKMVYLLIFIFALQQFDGNILGPKILGNTTGLSSFWVLFSITFFGGLWGIVGMIVGVPLFAVIYDLVGKCIRYFLRLRGISKAQEEALR; this is encoded by the coding sequence ATGAAAGAGGAAAACCGAGAAAAATACCTGTATCCGGCGCTGTTTAAGATTTTGGTCCTGGCAGCGGTCATCATTATTTTCTTTATTTTTTATCGATTTGGAGAATTCAAGAGTGTGATCACGCGGGTGGTCGATATCCTGAAGCCTTTTCTGTATGGTGCTGTGCTGGCGTATCTGCTGCGGCCTTTCTGCGATTTCATTGAACACAGGGTGAAAAAGCTGCTGGACAGGCATGCGCCTGGCATGAAGCGGGCGGGCACGGTGGCCCGGGGGGCCGGGATCGTGGGTGCATTGATCCTGTTTACGGGCATCATCTATATGTTTGTGGCGCTGGTATTTCCGCAGATCATTTCCAGTGTCACGACGATTATTCAGGTATTGCCGGAGAACATCAACCGGGCTTCTGCCTGGCTGGAGCAGTTTGCCAGAGACAACGATACGGCAAAACAGGTCATTGACAGTGCTTCAGCCATGATCCAGGAGAATGTGACGAATCTGACCCGGGGCAATAAGCTGATGCCCAACATCCAGGCGATCATTGCGGAGGTGTCCGTGCAGGTATGGAGCATCATTGTGTTATTGAAAAATTTTCTCATCGGTATCGTGGTCAGTGTCTACCTGCTGAGCTGTAAGGAGAAGCTGGCGTACCAGGTGAAGGTGATTCTGCTGGGTGTGTTTGGAGAAAAATGGTTTCAGCGGATCCGGGAAGAGATCCACATTGTGGACGGCATGTTCGAGGGCTTTATCAACGGCAAGCTCATCGATTCACTGATCATTGGCCTGATCTGCTTCTTTTTCATGAATATTTTCAAATGGCCTTTTGCCGTGCTGATCAGCACCATCATCGGCGTGACGAATATTATTCCGTTTTTCGGGCCGTTTATCGGTGCGGTGCCGGCGGCGCTGCTGATGCTCATGGTGAGCCCGCTGAAAATGGTCTATCTGCTGATCTTTATTTTTGCGCTGCAGCAGTTTGACGGCAACATCCTGGGGCCAAAGATCCTGGGCAACACCACGGGACTGTCCAGCTTCTGGGTGCTGTTTTCCATCACATTTTTCGGCGGCCTGTGGGGCATCGTCGGCATGATCGTGGGTGTGCCGCTGTTTGCGGTGATCTATGACCTGGTGGGAAAATGTATCCGCTATTTTCTGCGGCTGCGGGGCATCAGCAAGGCACAGGAGGAAGCGCTGCGCTGA